The DNA sequence acactggggagaaaccctatacatgcctggagtgtggacagagcttcactcggagTTCAAGTctatgttcacatcaaaggactcacactggggaaaaaccatttaaatgcctagagtgtggacagagcttcactgagagtggaagtctacgaacacatcaaaggactcacactggggagaaaccctatacatgcctggagtgtggaaagagcttcactgagcGTTCAAGTCttcgtttacatcaaaggactcacactggggagaaaccctatgcatgcctggagtgtggaaagagctttgctcagaaaGGACATCTAGATTCACATcaacggactcacactggggagaaaccctatacatgccaagAGTGTGGAATGAGCTTCGCTCAGAGTTcaaatctacattcacatcaacggactcacacaggggagaaaccctgtAAATGCCTggtgtgtggacagagctttactaaGAATTCAAGTCTACGTTTGCATGAaatgactcacactggggagaaaccctatacatgccaggAGTGCGGACAGAGCTTTACTAAGAATTCAAGTCTACGTTTGCATGAaatgactcacactggggagaaaccctatacatgccaggagtgtggTCAGAGCTTTACTAAGCATTCAAGTCTACGTTTGCATCAaatgactcacactggggagaaaccctatacatgccaagagtgtggaaagagctttactcAGAGTTCAAATCTATATTCACATCAacggactcacacaggggagaaaccctgtAAATGCCTggtgtgtggacagagctttactaaGAATTCAAGTCTACATTTGCATGAAatgattcacactggggagaaaccctatacatgccaggagtgtggacagagctttactacGAATTCAAGTCTACGTTTGCATCAaatgactcacactggggagaaaccctatacatgccaggagtgtggaaagagctttactaAGAATTCAAGTCTACGTTTGCATCAAcggactcatactggggagaaaccctatacatgccaggagtgtggaaggagcttcactgagagttctaaactacgttcacatcaatggactcacacaggggagaaaccctatacatgcttggagtgtggaatgagttttgctcatagttcaggtttgtgtagacatcaaaggattcacactgggaagaaaccctatacatgtctggagtgtggaaagagcttcactcggaGTTCAGCTGTACGTTTACATCagcggactcacactggagagaaaccatatacatgcctggagtgtggacaaagcttcactcagagttcaggtctacgtttacATAAAAGGACtcatactggagagaaaccctatacatgccaggagtgtggaaggagcttcactgagagttctaaactacgttcacatcaatggactcacacaggagagaaaccctatacgtgcctggagtgtggacaaggCTTCACTAAGAGTTcacgtctacgttcacatcaaaggactcacactggggagaaaccttatacgtgcctggagtgtggacagagctttactaatagttcaagtctacgtttacatcaaaggactcacactggagagaaaccctatacatgcctggagtgtggaatgaGTTTTACCCATAGTTCAGGTTTGTGTAGACAtcgaaggactcacactggggagaaaccctatacatgcccggagtgtggaaagagcttcactcggaGTGCAgctctacgtttacatcaaaggactcacactggggagaaaccctatacatgcctggagtgtggaaggaACTTCACTCAGAGTGGAAAACTACGTTTGCATcaacggactcacactggggagaaaccctatacgtgcctggagtgtggacaaagcttcactcagagttcaggtctacgtttacatcaaaggactcacactggagagaaaccctatgcaTGTCTCGAgggtggacagagcttcactgagagtggaagtcttatgttcacatcaaagaactcacaccatGGAGAAACCTTATGAACGCATGCCGTGCGACTAGAATCTCTCTGAGAATTGAAATCAAAGAGACATAGAGTACAGATCAGAGGGAACAGTGATATTTGACCCCATAGGGCTCTCCAAAACAGAGCTTTTCAGACTTTTCCGTGTTGGTGATTCACTTcttagacatgcatcctttcacGACACTGCATTTCATTTGAACTAGCAAAACAGATTTCCCATTTCATCAGGAAAAATGATAGCGTGTTTCTCCAGGAGACTTGGGAGAGGGGCCTACTGGAGGTGGATGGGCTTTAGGGCAAATGCTGTGCCTAGTTCTGGAGGAGGTAGAGCCAGAGAAGGCCTTGGGATCCTTGGGGTCTCCATCAAGCTTCGTAGGAGCCCccgtggattaaagcctcgtgacttgaaggttgggttgctgccgtgaaggctgccaggttcgaatcccacccggggagagcgcagatgagctccctctatcagctccagctccatgtggggacatgagagaagcctcccacaaggatggtaaaaacatcaaaacatccgggcgtcccctgggcaccatccttgcagacggccaattctctcaccccagaagcaactcaggttgttcctgacacgaagaacccccccccccaaaaaaaaaccaagcttTGTGCCTCACGTGTTAATTTTACCCCTTAGTTAACATTGCAGCCTTAGTGGTTATTACATTTCAAGctcttgctttattattattattttctgatcTCTACTTAAACAAAGAATACATAATAATGATAGCTGGATAGAATTGCAAAATTTTGTCAGTAAACTGACATTTTTCCGTCTCAATTCCTCTATAATACTGGCAGGAGATTTTGATGCCAGAATTGGTCCAAATGATGAAGCTCTTTCTGGCCATTTCAATGAGCAGCGGCCCACCCCGTTCCTGATATGCAATCTAAAGGTCTTCTCTGCACTTATTGTGGGCTTTGTGTTCTACGAATGATCAATAGCCTAGATATAGTACTATTGAATGTTGGCATGAATGAGGATCTGGAGAGTAGAGCTTCAacgattattttattatttcttatgaGTTATTAAATGCGGTTTATAGTTTTGAAGTGGGTACATGTGCAGAGTGACCACCACCTCCCTTCAATTGTATCTGTAGCCTTTCAGAGTCAGGATGTCCATGCAGATTGTGAACTGTTGTTGCTCTCAGAAGCATAGATCATTGAGTGTGATGGGCAGCTAATGTAGATGCTGCAACTACACTGTTACACTCAGGTAATTGTTTTAGAATACAGGAGTCTCTTCTGACAACAAAGGTCCTGAATTTAAATCAGGAATTAATTAGTCACGCAAGGGTGTTTGGTCTGTAATAATCCTACAAATCAGAATGCGGCTGCTTTTAGATGTAAATCTTGGTGTGACCAGGAATGCCTGGACTAGTCCGTATGTTCTAAGGACATCTGAGCCTTGGAATATGCAGGACATCCTCCACACGCCTCCAGAACGGCCCCCTTTCTCCACCCCAGAAATCAATACTCTGATGTATAAACCTAAGGTGGGCCAAGCACCCGGGGGTGGCAGTGTTCCTCCTGAGATGCCGATAGATAATGAGAATGGGTGGGCCCCAGTCCTGGCTGCATTATTCACGTGCATAGATCAGTTTGCATGTAGACCAGAAGATTGGGAGCTGGCTACCATCATTCCAGTATGCAAGGAAGGGAGAAGATCAGGCCCTGAAAACCAGAGAGCAATTAGCTCTCCAAGTGTAATCAGCACCCTGTACGCTCATCATCTCCTTGGAAAAACTCCATCTGAATGGAAGAGGAAAACCTTCTGGAAGACCATTAGGCAGGTTTTAGACTGAGATGCTCTACTGGAGTTCATGGTATAGTTTTACCCCATATTATGGATAAATATTCCTGTAGGATCAAGGGAGCCCGTTATACAGCCTTCATTGACTTTGAGTCTGCCTTTGATAGGATTCCTCCAGACGAGGTTGTGGCCGAAATTGGAGATAAGCAATATTGACAGGCGCCTGTTGATGTTAATCCATAGCCTTTATGCGGAGACATGTTTGAAAGTGAGATGGAAGAGGGTAGGCCCCTTGACCCAATCATCCCAGCACATGCAGGCTCGAAGTCCAAGTGGTGTGCTACCACCTTCTTTGCTCAATATTTACCTCAATTCTTTGGCCAGGAGTCTCTCTGGCTCAATGTTACGTCCTCCTAACCTGGCAGGTAGACCTCTGTCAACCCTCCTTCATGCAGATGATGTGGTGCTTCTCCCTTTAACTTGCATTGTTACTAGGAAACAAAGTCTACATAAGTGGCAAATAAATGAGCATCCACTTGAGCAGCTGAAATCTTAGAAATCTGGAAATCTGACTCTACTAATGCCACTGCAAATGCCTGGAGAAGAATCAAGTGACTTACATCCTTTTTTGTTAAAGGAGGACAACGTGTTCCGTCAGCTAAACACGTCTTCAATGCTAAGGCACTGTCACAGATGCAACGTGGTAGTGTGCATTGTGTATAATGCATAATGGTGGTATAATTGTGCTGCTGTGGAatccacacagatgaatgttTGCAGATCTCTCCTTGGCCTTCCTAGTTGTGTGCCAAATGCACCTTTACAACTGGAAACAGGACAAATGTTAATTGAGCCCCGGGCATGGACCCTGAAATTCAATTTTTGGTTCAAAATGTTTACCCCTCTGGGATCAGCTCCCTTGGTGTAAACTGACgggttctttatatatatattatttgggTTTTATAAGTAGGTAatgataaaaaaaagtttcatgGTGGGAACTCTGTATATTGGGTGGGGGGAAAACTCTAGGTAAATagtcaaggggggggggaaggggggtctTGGGAAGGTGagccttggggggggggcaa is a window from the Anolis carolinensis isolate JA03-04 chromosome 3, rAnoCar3.1.pri, whole genome shotgun sequence genome containing:
- the LOC100558833 gene encoding zinc finger protein 850, whose product is MKEEASEYLECGKSFAQSGDLCSNQKTHTGEKPYTCLECGKSFAQSAYLCSHQRIHTGEKPYTCLECGQSFTRSSSLCSHQRTHTGEKPFKCLECGQSFTESGSLRTHQRTHTGEKPYTCLECGKSFTERSSLRLHQRTHTGEKPYACLECGKSFAQKGHLDSHQRTHTGEKPYTCQECGMSFAQSSNLHSHQRTHTGEKPCKCLVCGQSFTKNSSLRLHEMTHTGEKPYTCQECGQSFTKNSSLRLHEMTHTGEKPYTCQECGQSFTKHSSLRLHQMTHTGEKPYTCQECGKSFTQSSNLYSHQRTHTGEKPCKCLVCGQSFTKNSSLHLHEMIHTGEKPYTCQECGQSFTTNSSLRLHQMTHTGEKPYTCQECGKSFTKNSSLRLHQRTHTGEKPYTCQECGRSFTESSKLRSHQWTHTGEKPYTCLECGMSFAHSSGLCRHQRIHTGKKPYTCLECGKSFTRSSAVRLHQRTHTGEKPYTCLECGQSFTQSSGLRLHKRTHTGEKPYTCQECGRSFTESSKLRSHQWTHTGEKPYTCLECGQGFTKSSRLRSHQRTHTGEKPYTCLECGQSFTNSSSLRLHQRTHTGEKPYTCLECGMSFTHSSGLCRHRRTHTGEKPYTCPECGKSFTRSAALRLHQRTHTGEKPYTCLECGRNFTQSGKLRLHQRTHTGEKPYTCLECGQSFTQSSGLRLHQRTHTGEKPYACLEGGQSFTESGSLMFTSKNSHHGETL